The proteins below are encoded in one region of Ephemeroptericola cinctiostellae:
- a CDS encoding HAD family hydrolase yields MTKIKAVLFDMDGVLIEAKDWHYEALNNALQLFGMEISRYDHLITYDGLPTKKKLEMLTMERGLPIGLHNFINDMKQQYTMEIVYAQCKPRFYHEYALSKLQTEGYRMAVCSNSILNTIEIMMQKASLDKYLDFYVSNQDVTHGKPNPEMYNKAIAKMGLTPSECMIVEDNENGIKAARASGAHVMIVNAVEDVNYDNIQHHIRTFEGAAQ; encoded by the coding sequence ATGACTAAAATTAAAGCCGTTTTATTTGATATGGACGGGGTTCTAATTGAAGCAAAAGATTGGCACTATGAAGCGCTTAACAATGCATTGCAGCTTTTTGGTATGGAAATCAGCCGTTACGATCACTTGATTACCTATGATGGGCTTCCAACCAAGAAAAAGCTTGAAATGCTGACAATGGAAAGAGGCTTACCCATTGGACTGCACAACTTCATCAATGACATGAAGCAACAATACACCATGGAGATTGTATACGCTCAATGTAAGCCAAGGTTTTATCATGAGTATGCATTATCGAAACTTCAAACAGAAGGTTACCGGATGGCGGTATGCTCCAACTCCATTCTGAATACAATTGAAATCATGATGCAAAAAGCGTCTCTTGATAAATACCTTGATTTTTATGTTTCAAATCAAGATGTAACGCACGGCAAACCAAATCCTGAGATGTATAACAAAGCAATCGCCAAGATGGGCTTGACTCCAAGCGAATGCATGATTGTTGAAGACAATGAAAATGGCATTAAAGCGGCTCGAGCCAGCGGTGCTCATGTCATGATTGTTAATGCGGTAGAAGATGTCAATTATGACAACATACAACATCATATCCGCACATTTGAAGGGGCAGCACAATGA
- a CDS encoding Ig-like domain-containing protein: MKHLNIDSISAHLKSATIKALLGVCLLIPFWHTSTEAKSMGIGLNKFDLAMQYTGKASGGDGSDNYRKVTTAMAKKAIADAQDAQVTYMRIAITGFAPSAYNRPSDLSSWISDPQTYWSHMDDMMNDLDKANIQGIFTFFWNIHQFPAMVNETAHDLLTNPNSQSYRLAQRYMTQFIERYKGRKTILFYEISNELNNLADLDNVARCKTESANELCAPKANFTTDEMIEFTRNVAHTIHQLDTTHPISSGFSIPRPAAEHMRTAPEWLTGKTDFKSDSAAQFKKNLEDVNAHSDIISVHLYNNTNNVRFGQRNVTDLLTLTKQYADAIGKPLFVGEFGDTSFQANPDAYTIQMMDRITALNIPYSAMWVWELYQKNTYQPHATKNDAYSLEPGIANDLIGALRKTNNGINPQPSSKRDTTPPHVVITSPLECALLSGETPIYVSASDNSNTINRIEFYLDKQRVSTTNTYPYVIKLNPDQVSTGTHTLEVRAFDSTENMASDSSRIRVGSAHSTCLTQ; the protein is encoded by the coding sequence ATGAAACACCTGAACATTGACTCCATCTCCGCTCACCTCAAAAGTGCAACAATCAAAGCACTTTTGGGGGTGTGCTTGCTTATCCCCTTTTGGCACACCTCAACAGAAGCCAAAAGTATGGGCATCGGACTGAACAAGTTCGATTTAGCCATGCAATACACAGGAAAAGCCAGCGGTGGCGATGGCAGCGACAACTACAGAAAAGTGACCACCGCCATGGCCAAAAAAGCCATTGCCGATGCCCAAGACGCCCAAGTGACATACATGCGAATCGCCATCACAGGATTCGCACCCTCCGCCTACAACCGTCCCAGCGATCTGAGCTCATGGATCAGCGACCCACAAACGTATTGGTCGCACATGGATGACATGATGAATGATTTAGACAAAGCCAACATTCAAGGCATTTTTACTTTTTTTTGGAACATTCATCAATTTCCAGCCATGGTCAACGAAACAGCCCATGACCTGCTGACCAATCCAAACTCTCAATCGTACCGCTTGGCTCAACGTTACATGACTCAATTTATAGAGCGTTACAAAGGGCGAAAAACCATTTTGTTCTATGAAATTTCAAATGAGCTCAACAATCTGGCGGATCTCGACAATGTCGCCCGTTGCAAAACAGAGAGCGCCAATGAACTGTGCGCACCCAAAGCCAATTTCACAACCGATGAAATGATCGAGTTCACTCGCAATGTGGCTCATACCATTCATCAACTGGACACAACCCACCCCATATCATCTGGGTTTTCCATCCCACGTCCTGCGGCCGAGCACATGCGTACAGCACCTGAATGGCTGACAGGAAAAACCGATTTTAAAAGCGATTCTGCGGCACAGTTTAAGAAAAATTTAGAAGATGTCAATGCCCATAGCGACATCATCAGCGTGCATTTATATAACAACACGAACAACGTGCGTTTTGGCCAAAGAAATGTGACAGACCTTTTAACATTGACAAAACAATATGCAGATGCCATTGGAAAACCTTTGTTTGTCGGCGAATTTGGCGACACAAGCTTTCAAGCAAATCCAGATGCCTACACCATCCAAATGATGGATCGCATCACTGCGCTTAACATCCCATACAGTGCCATGTGGGTTTGGGAACTGTATCAAAAAAACACGTACCAACCGCATGCGACAAAAAATGACGCCTACAGCCTTGAGCCAGGAATTGCAAACGACTTAATTGGTGCACTGCGCAAAACGAACAATGGCATCAATCCACAGCCATCATCAAAAAGAGACACGACCCCTCCTCATGTCGTCATCACCTCACCTCTGGAATGTGCCCTGCTCTCTGGTGAAACCCCCATCTACGTGTCAGCCAGCGACAACAGCAACACAATCAATCGAATAGAATTCTATTTAGATAAACAACGGGTGAGCACGACAAACACGTACCCCTATGTCATCAAGCTAAATCCTGATCAAGTCAGCACAGGAACACACACGCTGGAGGTTCGTGCTTTTGACTCAACAGAAAACATGGCAAGCGACTCAAGCCGCATACGTGTGGGCTCAGCACACAGCACTTGTTTAACCCAATAG
- a CDS encoding sulfotransferase family 2 domain-containing protein, with the protein MEHQAGKRTVIFHYHLFKNAGTSLDALLIDYFKDKWVTQEFSGQHAINRQEVKSWIESNPEALCFSSHTAHLPTAQVAQTEVLPVIFVRHPLDRIASAYSFERKQGSNGFGSVLARNTTLAGYIETRLSLPHDFQCRNFHVANFARMFPTNTGDDLTRALRAIEQLPFVGIVERFGDSLTQLDAWLETKGFSNMNLKPVEKNVSRDLSQPIEARIAEIKSQIGDEVFQKLLIANEADMALYNAALAKSIANETPEH; encoded by the coding sequence ATGGAACACCAAGCAGGAAAACGCACTGTTATTTTTCACTATCACCTGTTTAAAAATGCAGGCACATCACTTGACGCCTTATTGATTGACTATTTTAAAGACAAATGGGTCACCCAAGAATTCTCAGGTCAGCATGCCATTAACCGACAAGAAGTCAAAAGTTGGATCGAGTCCAACCCCGAGGCATTGTGCTTTTCATCGCACACAGCCCACCTACCGACCGCTCAAGTGGCACAAACTGAAGTGCTGCCCGTCATTTTTGTGCGCCATCCGCTGGATCGCATTGCATCAGCATACAGCTTTGAACGCAAACAAGGCAGCAACGGCTTTGGCTCTGTTTTGGCTCGCAACACAACGCTTGCAGGCTACATTGAGACACGGCTGTCCCTCCCACACGATTTCCAATGCCGCAACTTCCATGTCGCAAACTTCGCCAGAATGTTTCCAACAAACACTGGGGACGACCTGACTCGTGCGCTGCGTGCGATCGAACAACTGCCGTTTGTTGGTATTGTCGAACGGTTTGGCGACTCACTCACTCAACTCGATGCATGGCTAGAAACAAAAGGCTTCAGCAACATGAACTTGAAGCCCGTTGAAAAAAATGTGTCCCGGGATCTTTCTCAGCCCATTGAGGCACGTATTGCTGAAATCAAGTCCCAAATCGGGGACGAAGTGTTTCAAAAACTATTGATCGCCAACGAAGCCGACATGGCACTGTATAACGCAGCGCTCGCAAAAAGCATCGCCAATGAAACACCTGAACATTGA
- a CDS encoding glycosyltransferase — protein sequence MSTAAILGIIEGEILVSSEMPMFEQYYGLKCGDHFFKLQPSKARPKNLLAQLNLLDNGDFSNNLNPWQVVDNTNGVGVGKDINADWTLAEGHTGFIEIGRSTKKAQVRYTDPVFGDSLPVIGGMNYLFSGKFASHRCQAEVIVSIFDANGKMLSKHVEQITGKHVGGLQISGYQSIDTAIKMPLNASSAAFTIELTSHNPDPKTPDVSAVIFLTHLFFAQTSKTQDIEWTPRTSKASFLLKLLSQNSNILYSVRIAPELVADASHLEIKALNDANGPVIDSLALDSCDNVKVIVSTLEGNAVNIQVFGYSDDLNIVIDGVFVESIPGDANINKHCRVIIDKKYCDGQVHYIEVRDQSGLKTLGRDVQIFPMQLTPWSALQEYSNPPFPSYLAPSATFRYRALQQQLTAFQQALAKGSTDNATIARLARLPYLHQILEGGFGRIKKFQPLDFPKVEAPHVSVIVPVHNKFNVTYFCLCALLFATNKTNFEVVVVDDGSNDETLDLPTLAPNVTYCRNEVAQGFVRACNLGASHARGKYLVLLNNDTEPTVGWLDELLLAFDNFEQVGMAGSKLLYPDGRLQEAGGIVWNNGNPWNYGRLANPWDSRYCYTRQADYLSGAAVMLPRTVWDQVGGLSDEFAPAYFEDTDLCFKVRDIGLKTYFVSNSIVYHFEGISNGTDVKTTTGLKRYQEINRPKFKRKWTNSLHANGEEGKNPDLAKDRGILGRALFIDYQIPKPDIDAGSYATVQEMRLVQSLGYKVSFAPLNLAYMGHYDEDLNRLGIETIVAPFYLSIDELLEKRGGEFDVVYITRYSVAKDIIDKIRTHAPQAKILFNNCDLHFLRELRVALSDKSQESMQKALQTRNDELEVMRRVDAVLSYNDVEHAVIVSHNLGSSNVVKCPWVVESRPAEQVPSFKERNGIAFLGGYGHPPNAEAVEYFIREVMPILRKKLPNVVFNVYGSRVPKTIEQLATDDINIVGYVDAVDEVYDTNRIFVAPLLTGAGIKGKVLGALAHGIPTVLSPVAAESTGVRSGLDCIIAKNPNEWADEIARLYQNESTWNEMSINAQKFTDQHYSFKVGRELMRTAFEAVDIYRTL from the coding sequence ATGAGTACAGCAGCAATTTTAGGAATAATTGAAGGCGAGATTCTCGTTTCAAGTGAAATGCCTATGTTTGAACAGTATTACGGCCTCAAATGTGGCGATCATTTCTTTAAGCTTCAACCTTCTAAGGCGAGACCTAAAAACTTGTTGGCGCAGCTGAATCTGCTGGACAATGGTGATTTCTCCAACAACCTGAACCCTTGGCAAGTGGTGGACAACACCAACGGCGTGGGTGTAGGTAAAGACATCAATGCAGATTGGACACTGGCAGAAGGACACACTGGATTCATCGAAATTGGCCGTTCCACAAAAAAAGCTCAGGTAAGGTATACCGATCCTGTTTTTGGTGATTCACTCCCCGTTATTGGTGGGATGAACTACCTCTTTTCAGGCAAATTTGCATCCCACCGATGCCAAGCCGAAGTGATTGTTTCTATTTTCGATGCCAACGGCAAGATGCTCAGCAAACATGTTGAACAGATCACTGGAAAACATGTGGGCGGCCTGCAAATCAGTGGCTACCAATCCATTGACACCGCCATTAAAATGCCTTTAAACGCTTCAAGCGCCGCCTTCACCATCGAATTAACCTCGCACAATCCAGACCCAAAAACACCAGATGTCAGTGCGGTCATTTTCCTCACACATCTGTTTTTTGCTCAAACCTCGAAAACACAAGATATAGAATGGACGCCTCGGACAAGCAAAGCGTCATTTCTGCTCAAACTGCTTTCTCAGAACAGCAATATTTTATATTCTGTACGCATCGCGCCTGAGCTGGTGGCCGATGCGTCTCATTTGGAAATCAAAGCGTTAAACGATGCAAACGGGCCTGTTATCGACAGCTTGGCACTGGACTCTTGTGACAATGTCAAAGTCATCGTCTCAACGTTGGAAGGGAACGCCGTTAACATTCAAGTATTTGGATACAGCGACGATTTAAACATCGTCATTGACGGTGTTTTCGTAGAGAGCATCCCTGGCGATGCAAATATCAATAAACACTGTCGAGTGATTATCGATAAAAAATACTGCGATGGGCAAGTGCATTATATTGAGGTCAGGGATCAGTCGGGATTAAAAACGCTGGGACGTGATGTTCAGATTTTCCCCATGCAGCTGACCCCGTGGTCTGCACTTCAAGAGTATTCAAACCCCCCTTTTCCTTCTTATTTGGCACCATCCGCCACATTCCGTTACCGCGCACTTCAACAACAACTCACGGCATTTCAACAAGCCTTAGCCAAAGGTTCGACGGACAATGCAACAATCGCTCGGCTGGCTCGCTTGCCTTATTTACACCAAATTCTTGAAGGTGGCTTCGGTCGCATCAAAAAATTTCAACCCTTGGACTTTCCTAAAGTTGAAGCCCCGCATGTGTCAGTCATTGTTCCTGTCCACAATAAATTCAACGTCACTTATTTTTGCTTGTGCGCGCTGCTCTTTGCGACAAACAAGACAAACTTTGAAGTGGTGGTGGTTGACGATGGTTCTAATGACGAGACCTTAGATTTGCCAACGCTTGCACCCAACGTGACCTATTGCCGAAATGAAGTCGCTCAAGGATTCGTTAGGGCTTGCAACCTGGGCGCAAGCCATGCGCGAGGCAAGTACTTGGTGCTGTTAAATAACGACACCGAGCCCACGGTTGGTTGGCTTGATGAATTGCTATTGGCTTTCGACAATTTTGAGCAAGTTGGCATGGCAGGCTCAAAATTGCTCTACCCCGATGGTCGCTTGCAAGAAGCGGGTGGGATTGTTTGGAACAATGGCAATCCGTGGAACTACGGTCGCCTCGCCAATCCTTGGGACTCTCGATACTGCTATACACGCCAAGCAGACTACCTCTCTGGCGCGGCAGTGATGTTACCACGCACCGTTTGGGATCAGGTTGGCGGCCTAAGCGATGAATTCGCCCCCGCCTACTTTGAAGACACCGATCTGTGCTTCAAAGTACGAGACATCGGCCTAAAAACATATTTCGTTTCAAACTCAATTGTTTACCATTTTGAAGGCATTTCTAACGGCACGGATGTGAAGACAACAACCGGCCTGAAACGTTATCAAGAAATCAATCGACCTAAATTTAAACGCAAATGGACCAACTCTCTTCATGCGAATGGAGAAGAAGGTAAAAACCCTGATTTGGCAAAAGACCGAGGCATCCTTGGTCGCGCCCTGTTCATTGACTATCAAATCCCAAAACCAGACATTGATGCAGGCAGCTACGCAACCGTTCAAGAAATGCGACTGGTTCAATCATTGGGTTACAAAGTGTCTTTCGCGCCATTGAACCTCGCGTATATGGGGCATTATGATGAAGACCTCAATCGTTTGGGGATCGAGACCATTGTGGCTCCTTTTTACCTGTCCATTGACGAACTTTTGGAAAAACGAGGCGGTGAATTTGATGTGGTGTACATCACCCGCTACTCTGTCGCCAAAGACATCATTGACAAAATCCGCACGCATGCACCGCAAGCCAAAATTTTATTCAACAACTGTGATTTGCACTTTTTAAGAGAGTTGCGCGTGGCATTGAGCGATAAATCGCAAGAATCCATGCAAAAAGCACTACAAACACGCAATGATGAGCTTGAAGTCATGCGCCGTGTGGATGCGGTTCTTTCATACAATGACGTTGAACATGCGGTTATCGTCAGCCACAATTTGGGCAGCAGCAATGTTGTAAAATGCCCTTGGGTGGTTGAAAGTCGCCCAGCCGAGCAAGTCCCAAGCTTCAAGGAGCGCAATGGTATTGCCTTCCTTGGCGGCTATGGCCATCCACCTAATGCTGAAGCGGTTGAATATTTCATCCGCGAAGTGATGCCCATCTTGCGGAAAAAGCTACCCAATGTTGTGTTTAACGTTTATGGATCACGCGTGCCAAAAACCATCGAACAACTCGCTACGGATGACATCAATATAGTCGGATACGTCGACGCTGTGGATGAGGTATATGACACCAATCGAATTTTTGTTGCCCCTCTATTGACCGGCGCAGGGATCAAAGGAAAAGTTCTGGGGGCACTCGCACACGGTATTCCGACGGTGCTGTCTCCAGTTGCAGCGGAAAGCACGGGCGTCAGAAGTGGGCTCGATTGTATCATTGCTAAAAATCCGAACGAATGGGCCGATGAAATAGCGCGTTTGTACCAAAATGAAAGCACATGGAATGAAATGAGCATCAATGCCCAAAAATTCACAGATCAACACTACTCTTTCAAAGTGGGGCGCGAACTCATGAGAACGGCATTTGAAGCGGTTGACATCTATCGAACACTATAA
- a CDS encoding ATP-binding protein, with amino-acid sequence MITTLSTNIVHALTLFAPRRMGKTEFLRNDIMPMAENAGYRVFYFSFLDGSSGEIVEKFTQALQQFTADSLLDKSVSKAKSIKKIAIAGTSIEMNEPAKESISTILNQLASNEHPILLLLDEIQELVNIPSAAGVISSLRTGLDLNRTKTKTIFTGSSRNGLLSMFDDARAPFFHFSTNIDFPVLDDGFVLHLADIYTQITHDGLDVNALISTFDQLGRVPMHMRSLMKEVILDPNHSLSVALERIRSSIVDNQGYATTWMQLKGLDKSIIQYLAGGGIEPYSSNARQSYANGLGIKDVSVAAVQNAIRRLTRQNHLTKNAHGDYVVSEPNFLMWAKEQ; translated from the coding sequence ATCATCACAACATTAAGCACAAACATTGTTCATGCCTTAACATTGTTTGCCCCACGTCGCATGGGAAAAACAGAGTTTCTGCGCAACGACATCATGCCCATGGCTGAAAACGCAGGATATCGCGTGTTTTATTTTAGCTTTTTAGATGGTTCAAGTGGCGAAATCGTTGAAAAATTCACACAAGCGTTGCAGCAATTCACTGCGGACAGCTTATTAGACAAAAGTGTAAGCAAAGCCAAAAGCATTAAAAAAATAGCCATTGCAGGCACATCCATTGAGATGAACGAACCCGCAAAGGAGTCAATCAGTACAATACTGAATCAACTGGCAAGCAATGAGCATCCTATTTTGCTTTTATTGGACGAGATTCAAGAACTGGTGAACATCCCCAGTGCAGCCGGCGTTATATCGTCATTGCGCACTGGATTGGATTTAAACCGCACAAAAACTAAAACCATCTTCACTGGCTCATCACGCAATGGTTTGCTTTCAATGTTTGATGATGCCCGCGCACCTTTTTTTCACTTCAGCACAAACATTGACTTTCCCGTATTGGATGACGGCTTTGTACTCCACTTGGCGGATATTTATACGCAAATCACTCACGATGGCTTGGATGTGAACGCCTTAATCTCAACGTTTGATCAACTGGGTCGAGTGCCCATGCACATGCGTTCATTGATGAAAGAAGTCATATTAGACCCCAATCACTCTTTGTCAGTCGCACTGGAGCGCATAAGGTCTTCGATTGTAGATAATCAAGGCTATGCCACGACGTGGATGCAATTAAAAGGGCTTGATAAGTCCATTATTCAATACTTAGCAGGTGGCGGCATTGAACCTTATTCAAGCAATGCCCGACAGTCATACGCCAATGGTCTCGGCATCAAAGATGTCAGTGTCGCAGCGGTGCAAAACGCCATTCGCAGGCTAACACGGCAGAATCACTTAACCAAAAATGCCCATGGCGATTATGTCGTCAGTGAACCCAATTTTTTAATGTGGGCAAAAGAACAGTAA
- a CDS encoding IS1595 family transposase codes for MKNKYFKHSKISEAKFRQILRYFALDLTATECAALSGISVRSINTIYLKIRRRLVIVCLQGSPLKGELEADESYFGPHRVRGKRGRGASGKTIVFGLLKRDGNIYTEIVPDASKASLQAIIRGKADINSVIHTDGWRGYNGLVDIGFDKHFRVNHGADEFVNGSNHVNGIESFWSYAKRRLVQFNGVPKNTFLLHLKETEFRFNHRKSDLYKVLLNMLRDEPLLNSAS; via the coding sequence ATGAAAAACAAGTACTTCAAACATTCAAAAATTAGCGAAGCGAAGTTTCGCCAAATTTTACGGTATTTTGCCCTTGATTTAACGGCAACGGAATGTGCTGCGTTAAGCGGCATATCCGTTCGTTCAATCAACACCATTTACCTCAAGATTCGTCGTCGTTTGGTGATTGTTTGTCTCCAAGGCTCACCACTCAAAGGAGAGTTGGAAGCCGACGAATCATATTTTGGTCCGCATCGTGTTCGAGGTAAACGCGGACGTGGTGCTTCAGGTAAAACCATCGTGTTTGGTTTACTCAAACGTGATGGCAATATCTACACTGAGATTGTGCCTGATGCTTCCAAAGCCAGCCTGCAAGCCATTATTCGTGGGAAAGCAGACATTAACAGCGTTATCCATACCGATGGTTGGCGCGGCTATAATGGCTTGGTGGACATCGGGTTTGATAAACACTTCCGGGTGAATCATGGTGCCGATGAGTTTGTAAATGGTTCTAATCATGTGAATGGGATAGAATCATTCTGGAGCTATGCTAAACGTCGTTTGGTTCAGTTTAACGGCGTTCCGAAAAACACATTTTTACTGCATTTGAAGGAAACTGAATTTAGGTTTAACCATCGCAAAAGCGACTTGTATAAAGTGCTTCTTAACATGCTGCGAGATGAGCCGTTATTGAATTCTGCTTCCTAA
- a CDS encoding SDR family NAD(P)-dependent oxidoreductase: MNTNTSPFKKLLVIGLGDVARRILPLLGGEWVVVATQRQLHSVAGVSSLSLDLDASEAGAFGVLPDGVDALLYTAPPPNSGGVDARMRAVLAHWLVHGGAPKHVVYISTTGVYGDCGGAWVDERAALNPESGRAVRRVDAELQLRVFAAQTGATLTILRAPGIYALERLPTDRLRRGVPVLNEVEDGFSNHIHADDLAMMCAAALNKPHGVLAYNACDDVPVKVGEWFTRLAQVASLPVPPRMGRAELEHMVSPLQWSFMRESRRLLNASIKRDLGVVLRYPSVLDFLAAHQGLI, translated from the coding sequence ATGAATACAAACACTTCTCCTTTTAAAAAATTACTGGTCATTGGCTTGGGTGATGTGGCGCGCCGCATTCTACCTTTATTGGGGGGGGAATGGGTGGTTGTGGCGACACAGCGACAATTGCACAGTGTGGCTGGGGTTTCCAGTTTAAGCTTGGATTTGGATGCGTCTGAAGCGGGTGCTTTTGGTGTGCTGCCTGATGGTGTGGATGCCCTGCTGTACACCGCACCCCCACCGAACAGTGGGGGTGTTGATGCACGCATGAGGGCGGTGTTGGCGCATTGGTTGGTGCATGGCGGTGCGCCGAAACATGTGGTTTACATCAGCACGACAGGTGTCTACGGTGATTGCGGTGGTGCTTGGGTGGATGAGCGGGCAGCGCTGAACCCTGAGAGTGGGCGTGCGGTGCGTCGGGTCGATGCCGAGCTGCAGTTGAGGGTTTTTGCTGCGCAGACGGGAGCGACTTTGACCATTTTACGGGCACCTGGTATTTATGCTTTGGAGCGTTTGCCAACGGATCGTTTGCGCCGTGGTGTGCCTGTGCTGAATGAGGTTGAAGATGGTTTCAGTAACCACATCCATGCCGATGATTTGGCCATGATGTGTGCGGCGGCCTTGAATAAACCCCATGGTGTGTTGGCTTACAACGCATGTGACGATGTGCCGGTGAAGGTGGGGGAGTGGTTTACGCGCTTGGCGCAGGTGGCAAGCCTTCCTGTGCCTCCGCGAATGGGGCGGGCGGAATTGGAGCACATGGTATCGCCGTTGCAGTGGAGTTTTATGCGTGAATCGCGCCGACTGTTGAATGCGAGCATTAAGCGGGATTTGGGTGTGGTGCTGCGTTATCCTTCCGTATTGGATTTTTTGGCGGCTCATCAGGGCTTGATTTGA